The nucleotide sequence ATGCAGCTTGGGCAAGTACTACACAAGGAAGGCCATCCCCTATTGGCCCTAGGCTGATATTCGGCAGCAACATGCCTGCTCAGGGGAGCGACGACAGCGGAGTAAACGTGCTTGTCAGGGGAGGCCGCAGAATCGGCGCTGACCGTCCAAACTTCAGTGGCTTCCTTGTCGGCGGCCCCAGCCTGGAAGCTCTGTTCGAGCAGTTGCTACTGCAGACCGGCAACCGTCAAGGACCAGCGCCGGCTCCACAGTCCGTGATCGACTCCATGCCGGTGGTGAGGATAACCCGCAGGCATCTGAGCGATGATCCAGTCTGCCCAGTCTGCACGGAAAGATTTGAAATTGGCTCGGAGGCGAGGGAGATGCCGTGCAAGCACCTGTACCATGCCAGCTGCATCATCCCCTGGTTGGTTCAGCACAACTCCTGCCCAGTTTGCCGCCACCCGCTGCCGCCGCAGCGAGGATCGGACAACAATGCAGCCCGTCCACAAccttcggcccaagccggcgaagcCGTGAGCCGTGGGGTTGACGGTGCCGGAGCGGACCCTGGGCCTGTCATGAGGAACGGCGCCGACGAAGGAGGGAGCCCTTTCTCGTTCCTCTGGCCGTTCGGGTCGTCGAGCTCCGGTCCCAGTTCTTACCAGTACGGAGGAGGCGGGGGTGAGCCTGCGCCTGCGGTTTACAACGACGACCCTGGGCAGATAACCTACTCTGAGTGGCACTATGATCCGTGACACTCCCCTGAGCTCCTGCTCCAAGCTGGAGGCGTGGTGTGGAGCTTAGATATATATGATGAATCTGTGATGGGTGCCTGTAACGTTCACCCAAACTGTCTACTGAGCAGAGTGAACTACTCCGTATATTCTGCAGTAAAGTAAACTAGTATATCGGACTGTACCAGTTCAGTTCCAGCTGAACTTTGTATTGTCACACATAAGGATCTGTGAAGAGTTTGATCGGTCGTGTTTCCTGCGTTGTCGCACAAAAGAAACGTGCCAGCGAGAAGAGCGAGGCATGGAGATGCCATTTTGTCCTGCTACTACTGTAGCATACTTTGTTTAGTCAGGCCGCCCAGACTTATCTATCTCACGTTCATCAAAATTCCAAACACATGTCGAGGACCTCTTGACCGGAGGCCGCTGCCCAAAAGCCGTCGCCCCGCCAGAGTGGCCGGCTAGCTACCGTGTTATCTTCTTCccagtctcttcttcctccccccgctCCCTTCCCCGTTTCTCAGCTCCGACTCCGGCCGGCGCCCGGCGGCAGTCATGGCTTGCTCCGCCCATCTTCTCTCGCAGAGCCTGTACCAGTCCCACCGCTCCTGCCCGGCCCCGTCCAAGCACCTCCGGTTCCAGGCCCGACCCGCGGCGGCGGCTTCCGCCGGCGTCAGCTCCAGCTCCAGCACCAGGAGCCGACGGTCTCCAAGCGTAAGAGTCGCCGCGTCGGCCGAGCAAGGGAGGAAGAAAATCGAGGTAATTGATTGCTCTGCACTCTCTCCGGGCGTCATCTGTGATTTCTGACCCCCTCCAATTAGTTAGTCACCGGCGCAATTTCCTGTGTGGTTCCGCTCATCCCATGATGCTTTACTGCAAATTAATAAAATAATTCTGGACAACAGTCATGGACTTCCGTTTCTTCGTGTTGTAGAGTAAGCACCAAGTGTATCATCATAGTTATATGGTATCAACAGATTCAGTATTTCACTCTGAGAACAGCATTTGTATTGGCTACAACATAGCGAATTGCTTCAAGCTCTGTGTGATCATTTTTTCCCTTGATGTAACATACTGCTACGATATCTGCCAGCCATAGACTATCTGCCCTGCAGTTTTGGCAATTTAAGAAAATCTACTGCAGCTGTTGTTTCTCCACCATATTTTGTATTCTAATTTATAGCTGTGTTCTTTTGTTAAGCTTACGTATGACGCACAAGCCAAGTTTAACCAGCTAGCCGACCAGATTGACCAGGATGTCGGGATTACACGGCTCAACCTGTTCTCACCTTGCAAAGTATGTATCAGTTGTTATGTTTCTGATAAGCAAGGGAAAGGTTAAATTTGGTTATTATTGTTTTGCCCATTGACCTAGACCTGTATAGCATCTACCTTGTAGATTAATGTCTTCTTGAGGATAACCGGGAAGAGACCAGACGGGTTCCATGACCTGGCTTCTCTGTTTCACGTGAGTTATTTCTTGTGCTTGTTGTAGTGATATTTAGTGATATCTGCATGAACATATGTGGAAAGGGTGATTTTATAATTTTAGCACCATTCATCTTTTCATGGAGTTGTAGTATGGAAGATTAATATTTTTTGGGGGAAAACCCAGCAGGTGGAAGATTAAAAATAAATCTATAGAGATGTTTCTTTTATTCGCATAATCTGTCAGATGTACCAACTTATCAGCTGTATGATCTTTTCTGGTCTAGCTATAACAATTCTATTTACTAATATGTCAGTTTCCCCCTAAGTTCTTGTGCATCGGGTAATTAGAGCTAGTAATAAACAATTGGCTCTGCAATGTACATTATTCCTTCTCCAAATTAAGTTGCCAGATCTGATCTTAGCCCTATGTTATAGTGGTGTGTCCTTCCTTTTTATTGATATGGTTACGATTTGTTCTGCTTTATAGAGCTGTTCTTTGTATCACTTTTGATAATCATATATATGAACCAGGTGGTTAGTTTGGGTGATACTATCAAATTCTCACTGTCGCCAAGTAAGAGCAAAGATCGGCTATCAACCAATGTTGCAGGTGTCCCAGTTGATGATAGTAACCTGGTATGTTTGATATAGATACTTCTTATATGGACTTACAAATACACTTGAAGCATCTTTATTACCTTACCTTACTTTTTTATTTCATGAATTCGCAGATCATCAGGGCACTTGACCTTTACCGCAAGAAAACTGGCACCGATAAGCACTTTTGGGTATGTAAACTATACATTGTTTTGACATTAAAGGGAGTGAAGGTTATTTTATTTTACTTGGTATGTTTGCTATAGATTTTATCTTTTACTCTTGTCCTTGTTGAAGTGTAGATACATCTTGATAAGAAGGTCCCAACTGGTGCTGGTCTTGGTGGAGGAAGCAGTAATGCTGCAACTGCACTATGGGCTGCTAACCAGTTTAGTGGTGGCATTGCTTCAGAAAAAGATCTTCAAGAATGGTCTGGtgagattggatcagatatccccTTCTTCTTTTCACGAGGAGCAGCATATTGTACCGGTAGAGGAGAGGTATGTGAAGCACTACTTCCCAGTGAATAGTCCCTACTCCATTAAGGCATGTgcgtgttttttttttcttctctcgaACAGAAACCAAAATATGTGTCATTGTATATCAGAAGAAGGCATCAAGATGATGCAAAGTAGAAGGCGAACGAAAAACTGAAACCGATACAAAGCAGCCTAGCTATGGAAACAAAAACAACTAGACAGCAAAAAGAAAAAGACTATACAGGGAGCTAGCTAAGCTAGGGTACGGCGTAGGGAGACAGGGCATGGAGTGGTAGACGCCGGAGTGCCTTGACACCTGCCAACACCCAAAGCTTAGTTCCCCCAGGATGGAATCCAACAAAACCTTTCCTCAAGTTGCTGAGAACTGAGTGATGATTTTCTGTAATACTGGCATGAAACTCTTTGTTACAATCCTGATAGCACATTCTGGGTCTCCCCAAAAGAACTTCCGTATCTTTTTCAGTTTCCTATATGTGGACTCTTATGTTAGAAAGAAAATCTGGAAGAAAGGCCAGGCCACATTAATATGATTGGAGCAGATCCATCATTCAATTTCTTATAAGTGCATCTATAATATCCTGGACCAGAAAGAGTGAAGTATCTTACCTGAACCCTTTTTCAACCTATTGACAGTTGATTAGATAATTGGTTTAgctgatactccctctgtaaactaatataagagcatttaggtcactattttagtgttctaaacgctcttatattaatttacagagggagtacatcgcAATTGGGCCATACTACATTATTGATTTTTATTTACAGGAGTTGCCTTATTCAACTGTGTTCGAGCAAATACCCACTTTCATAGAGGGTTCCTTTCAGATTCCAAAATTTATTTAttcattactactccctccgtctggaaatacttgtcatcaaaatgaacaaaaggggatgtatctagacgtattttagttctaaatacatccctttttatctattttgatgacaagtattttcgcgCGGAGGGAGTATAAACTAGAAACTGACATGGAAATGTATGTCCATGATCTATGTTTACCTTACTGCTGATGTGGCTGATCATAATCTACAACTTTCAAGTTAAATGTATGCAGATTGTCCAAGATATTCCGAACCTGTTGCCAGAGAATCTGCGAATGGTTCTAATAAAGCCACCTGAAGCATGCGCAACCGCTGAGGTTTACAAGGTAATATATATTTAAATTTTCTTAACTTAAAGCACATGCTTTTCTTAACAAGCTTTGTATACTGCAGCGACTCCGGTTAGACCAGACTAGTAAAGCTGATCCTCTGGCTTTGCTCAAGGAGATTACGCAAAACGGAATATCACAAGATGTCTGTGTAAATGATCTAGGTATGGAGTGTGATTACAATAACTTGTTATATGCTATCACTAGATGTATCTTCAATTCTTTGTCTTTTCAGTATGTTGCTGGAGAACATTTAGTAAAACTGCTTCATGTTCCTCATTTTCTTTTATCAGAGCCTCCAGCTTTTGAGGTGTTGCGTTCACTAAAGAAGTTGAAGAAACGATTTATTGCATCCAACCGGGGAGATTACAGCGCTGTTTTTATGTCAGGAAGGTAAGGAGGGCACATTCTCTTGCTGAACTAAATCTGTTTTTTCCAAAGTAGCCTTATTCTAGCTTTAATCACCATCGTATTATTCTCTGCGTCTTGCCTTAATTTATATTTGACTTCCCTCAGAAAATTATACTTTGCCCTGATCTTGGGTCGATTAGATGAGTCTTTTTGAGAGCTCCAAATATTAAAATTTAGCTGTGTAGTTAGCATTGTAAGCTACCTAAGTGCTTTTCTGTCAAATTTCAGTAGCAAAAATAACGTATTTAAGGTGTGAGATTCCATGCTACAAGTTTGATTATAACAATCAGGGCAAATATAACCCCCCTGTTGACTATTCAACACTCGTATCTGCATTTGGAATTTGGAAATGCATTTAGTAGGCAAACTATTTGAAAGGGACAACATTGTGAATGTTTCATGCAGTGGAAGCACTATAGTTGGAATTGGTTCCCCAGATCCACCTGCGTTTGTGTATGACGATGACGACTACAAGGATGTTTTTGTGTCAGGTATGTTGCCTGTTGCATTTCACAAAATTCATGTTCCTCATCTATACACGGTCGAAACGCTTAGCCGAATTGCCGAACACATAGACAAAACTGGATTGCTGATATCCGAACAGACAAAAGTTGTGTTAAACAAACAATTTGGAACCTGTATTGCGCTAATTTTGAGTCCTCCATGTCTTTGGTGCAGAGGCTCGCTTTCTCACTCGCGACGAGAATGAGTGGTACAGGGAACCAATGTCGTCGAATGCCAGGTTTAGCAAAGAAGATTCACTGTCAGAGGCAGCACCAGTCGTGGACTGACCGAGTGAGGTTCTGTATTTGGTCTCAGTTTTGCGGCTGTGGCACACAGGTGTGGATTTGTTCAATACATGTTGACATGAGAAGAGCAGCTACACCATCAAGTTTGTTGATAAGAAAATTTGATTTTGTAAAGGGAAACGGTAATTAAATCGAGCAAATCCTGGAACTAACTACTCCCTCCGGCCCAttatgggagggagggagggagggagggagggagtatTTCAGTAGGTATCTATCACTAGCATGCGCAGTAAGGAATCACAATTGTTTCCAGATCACTTGGCAAGAAAAGAGTGGGTGCATTCTGTATGAGAGGGAAAACACCAGGTTTGGTTCTACAGTATATTTGAAGGGAATCAACGTTGACTTCCAATTCCAATCTTCCATTCCATAAGAAAACAAAGCTTTGACATACATTCCCTTCAACTGAAACTATCACATGATCTACTAGGAAGGAAGAGAACGACATTGACGCCCTTGAAATCTAAGCTGGGTCGCGGACAAGAAACGGAATCAAATCCAGGGAGTCATCGTTCCGATTCAGTTTGCCTTCCCGGATGGCGACGGCCCTGATCGCCCACCGCCGCCACTGACTGTGAGCTCCCGTCTTTGCCGTCCTCAGCTCCGGTGTCCGAGGCCGTGGCcgtttcctcctcctccttcgcaaCCGGGGAATCTTCCGGGTCGAGGGCCTCCTGCTCGGCGGCCACCGGCGGGTTGAACGACCCGAACTTGGGCGTCGTCTCCAGCGCCACGAAACCGCCGCGCGCGTGCTGGAAGGAGAAGGACGAGCCGCCGTCACGGTTCCCGTCCGCCTCGCCATCCCCACCCTTGGCCGCGGCGCAGGGCACGCCGTCGAGCGCCGCGACGCTCGCGCGGCGCCGCTTCGTCCCGGGCCGCTCCTCCTCCCGGCCGTCCGCCGGGGCCGGGCGCTTCTCGGGGACGGGCAGCGGAGGGGGCGCGGGCGGCCCGGAGCCCTCGGCCCGGGCCTCCGCCGCCATTCGGGCTTGGAGAGCAGACAGCGGCGGAATTGGGCAAGGGAGGCGGAGCGGAGTGAGGCTCGGGGAATCCGCGGGGTGGGATCGGGAGTGGAGTTTTCTATTCCGGCCGAGTCACGGTGCgcgtgctcgcctccgccggctccCCTTTTGTGGCCAGTTGATGAGTGACGACGATTGACGGCGTGAGGGTAACATGCGAGAAATGGCTTGcgggacgggacgggacgacaccgCCCACGCTGCCCTCTCCTGTCGTCGCTGCTGCACAGCGGCGGCACCTTTGCTGCGACGCGCGCAGGCGCCTCTCTGCTGCGTTGCCGCCACGACCGTCTCTTATGTTTTTGTTAGGGCGATACGGTGGACTCGATCTTCGGTGATTTGAGGACATGGGCCATGGCATGAGCGTTTGGAGGACAACTAGTATTCGAGTAGTCGAGTAGAGTGTGGGAGTGGGGTGGAGGCTCGGTTAGGGCCGGCTTGTGATTCCTAACTAGCACAATTATAATCTCTTGTACATATATTTCTCttttctataaagctaaggtacacCATTGACGTATCCttgaaaaaaatgtttttgttAGGATCTACTCGTCCTTTATTGATTTCACAGCTCAATTGCGATAGGTGGTCTCTCTCTCGTACTCCCTTCATCCCAAAACAAGTGTCTTAATTTTATACTAGCTCCAGTACGAATTTGtattaagctcaagacacttattttggacggAGAAAGTAGGGAGGGTAAAACAGAAATGTAAAAGCCACCGAGCCGTTTGCCGTGATCCATCGTATACCCCTCTTCCCACTCGCATCTCTTAAGAGCATCTATAGCAGACCCCGTATGAGATATCAAGGTCTTATGATAACAAACAACATGGTATGTGGAATATCAAGGTCTGAAACGATCGACATGTGACATCATTTGAATCTCTTGTTGGGTTGCGCTGGGCCGGCTCGGTGGGAGTCGGGGCCGCGAGTGAATGGGCCAGGGTCAGCTGGGTATGTGACCCAGGCTGAATCGGACCCTATCCCTCCTCGTAGCGAAACCCCATGCACGTCAACGATTGTTCTTTCCCCTGCTCGTGCGCCGGCACCTGCTGCTAGGGTTCCTAGGTGCGGAACACCAGGCTTCCCGGTGTGCGGTTCTGGATGGGCGAGGCGAATCCAACCTCTCGGGGCCATGGCTGGCCGCGGGGCTGCGGTGCCGCCCGCCAAAAAACCCATCGCTCCGGCTGCAGCATGTCGTGGCGGGGCTGCACCGCCGCCGTCTGCGGGTGCCGAGCGTGGTGCCCTGGTGACGCATGGCCAAAggccgcctgtcggtgtcaaaaccggcgaatctcgggtagagggtcccgaactgtgcgtttaaggcggatggtaacagaaggcagaggacacaatgtttacccaggttcgggccctctcgatggaggtaataccctacttcctgcttgattgatcttaatgatatgagtattacaagagttgatctaccatgagatcatagaggctaaaccctagaagctagcctatgattatgattgttcttgtcctacggactaaaccctccggtttatatagacaccggagggggctagggttacacagagtcggttacaagcgacaagatctacatatctgaattaccaagtttgccttccacgcaaaggagagttccacccggacacggaacgaagtcttcaatcttgtatcttca is from Triticum aestivum cultivar Chinese Spring chromosome 3A, IWGSC CS RefSeq v2.1, whole genome shotgun sequence and encodes:
- the LOC123062324 gene encoding 4-diphosphocytidyl-2-C-methyl-D-erythritol kinase, chloroplastic, coding for MACSAHLLSQSLYQSHRSCPAPSKHLRFQARPAAAASAGVSSSSSTRSRRSPSVRVAASAEQGRKKIELTYDAQAKFNQLADQIDQDVGITRLNLFSPCKINVFLRITGKRPDGFHDLASLFHVVSLGDTIKFSLSPSKSKDRLSTNVAGVPVDDSNLIIRALDLYRKKTGTDKHFWIHLDKKVPTGAGLGGGSSNAATALWAANQFSGGIASEKDLQEWSGEIGSDIPFFFSRGAAYCTGRGEIVQDIPNLLPENLRMVLIKPPEACATAEVYKRLRLDQTSKADPLALLKEITQNGISQDVCVNDLEPPAFEVLRSLKKLKKRFIASNRGDYSAVFMSGSGSTIVGIGSPDPPAFVYDDDDYKDVFVSEARFLTRDENEWYREPMSSNARFSKEDSLSEAAPVVD
- the LOC123062326 gene encoding probable E3 ubiquitin-protein ligase RHC1A gives rise to the protein MGPRAVQRTAHCSLDRCHRRATLRRKPRRVYMTAAPDHSPSHITHTLLATPSSAPTARPSAIPPPRRDQRFKMSNRATHWCYACRRPIRLRGQDIICPNCNDGFIQEISETRGALNNYGMFGPRFDDRLDGRFGMMDAMSALMRRRMAEMGSNPVFDPNAAWASTTQGRPSPIGPRLIFGSNMPAQGSDDSGVNVLVRGGRRIGADRPNFSGFLVGGPSLEALFEQLLLQTGNRQGPAPAPQSVIDSMPVVRITRRHLSDDPVCPVCTERFEIGSEAREMPCKHLYHASCIIPWLVQHNSCPVCRHPLPPQRGSDNNAARPQPSAQAGEAVSRGVDGAGADPGPVMRNGADEGGSPFSFLWPFGSSSSGPSSYQYGGGGGEPAPAVYNDDPGQITYSEWHYDP
- the LOC123062327 gene encoding uncharacterized protein; translation: MAAEARAEGSGPPAPPPLPVPEKRPAPADGREEERPGTKRRRASVAALDGVPCAAAKGGDGEADGNRDGGSSFSFQHARGGFVALETTPKFGSFNPPVAAEQEALDPEDSPVAKEEEETATASDTGAEDGKDGSSQSVAAVGDQGRRHPGRQTESER